A single Fusarium oxysporum Fo47 chromosome IV, complete sequence DNA region contains:
- a CDS encoding S-adenosyl-L-methionine-dependent methyltransferase: MPDYASIETTLASIAASSQTIELLRDLHKQALDEPPYVSTDGPASTALDKFVALDPDKCAYVYLLLRSMKARFVVEAGTSFGVSTIYLALAVSQNAGSQPGKVIATENEPTKAFKARKYWSQAGDDVEKFIELREGDLRETLKTDLPEQVDFLLLDIWTPLALPTLKLVRPRMKPGATVVADNTEAAKAGYKDLMAYLEDTTNGFKLTTLPYSGGLLVAVYLGN, from the exons ATGCCTGACTACGCTTCTATCGAAACAACTCTGGCTTCTATAGCCGCAAGCTCTCAAACTATCGAGCTTCTTCGAGACCTTCACAAGCAAGCTCTCGATGAGCCCCCCTACGTCAGCACAGATGGACCTGCCTCTACCGCACTTGACAAGTTTGTCGCATTGGATCCTGACAAGTGTGCCTATGTATACCTCCTGCTGCGATCTATGAAGGCACGTTTCGTTGTCGAAGCTGGGACATCATTTGGTGTTAGCACTATCTACCTAGCTCTGGCAGTTTCTCAGAATGCTGGGTCGCAGCCAGGCAAGGTCATTGCAACTGAAAATGAACCTACCAAGGCTTTCAAGGCTCGCAAGTACTGGAGTCaagctggtgatgatgttgagaaatTTATTGAATTACGAGAGGGAGATTTGCGAGAGACGCTCAAGACCGATCTGCCAGAACAAGTGGATTTCCTACTCCTAGACA TTTGGACCCCTCTGGCTCTGCCTACACTCAAGCTCGTCAGGCCGCGCATGAAGCCAGGTGCTACAGTAGTTGCTGATAACACTGAGGCTGCCAAGGCAGGTTATAAGGACCTGATGGCTTATCTAGAGGACACTAccaatggcttcaagctcacTACGCTTCCATATTCCGGAGGTCTTTTAGTTGCCGTATACCTTGGAAACTAG